The following are from one region of the Silene latifolia isolate original U9 population chromosome 9, ASM4854445v1, whole genome shotgun sequence genome:
- the LOC141599892 gene encoding folate-binding protein 1, with protein MEKTHLFLLLLLSNLLLQSLSEKSNGVCVSPGGRFSPFSSEGKSPRKVRDLTLCRVFQRKTCCDASNTHLALLSIRKLASTGEANQDCLHLWELLDCSICDPNVGVKPGPPLICPSFCDRLYQACSDAYFSMDTISQVLAPCGVGDFVCGRASEWVSNGTELCRAAGFAVQPTVGSGLSIEETSCYGGKVSLDSIAEPWKSSPSRTSGKDIRYLLLDDFKQWMRDMPFTEQVSWAVGGLVLTAGLLFISKRKSYRQQKKNAAAIRAVRIRKLDADAGRRSKGISKAGTT; from the exons AAAAATCAAATGGGGTGTGTGTGTCACCTGGAGGTCGTTTCTCCCCATTCTCATCAGAAGGGAAGTCTCCTAGAAAAGTTAGAGATTTGACCCTTTGCAGGGTTTTTCAGAGAAAGACTTGCTGTGATGCATCAAACACACATCTTGCTTTGTTGTCTATACGGAAGTTGGCATCAACAGGAGAAGCAAACCAAGACTGCTTACACCTATGGGAATTACTCGATTGTTCTATTTGTGATCCGAATGTTGGTGTAAAGCCCGGTCCTCCTTTGATATGTCCCTCTTTTTGTGACAGACTGTACCAAGCTTGCTCTGATGCATACTTCTCCATGGATACTATAAGTCAG GTTCTTGCACCATGTGGAGTAGGTGACTTTGTATGTGGTCGGGCCTCTGAGTGGGTCTCTAATGGTACAGAACTCTGCCGGGCTGCAGGTTTTGCTGTCCAGCCCACAGTTGGTTCGGGCCTTAGCATCGAGGAAACATCTTGTTATGGTGGAAAAGTAAGTCTAGATTCCATTGCGGAGCCATGGAAGAGCTCACCGAGCCGCACATCTGGAAAAGACATTCGGTATTTATTGTTAGATGATTTCAAACAGTGGATGAGAGACATGCCATTTACCGAGCAAGTTTCCTGGGCAGTTGGAGGCTTGGTGCTTACTGCTGGCCTCTTATTTATAAG TAAAAGAAAGAGCTACAGGCAACAGAAGAAGAATGCTGCTGCTATTCGCGCTGTTAGGATTAGAAAATTGGATGCTGATGCAGGCAGAAGATCAAAGGGGATCAGCAAGGCTGGTACAACATAG
- the LOC141599891 gene encoding serine/threonine-protein phosphatase PP1 isozyme 9 yields the protein MMMTMEGTMDENVLDDIIRRLLEGKGGKQVQLSEGEIRQLCVNARNIFLSQPNLLQLHAPIRICGDVHGQYQDLLRLFEYGGYPPSANYLFLGDYVDRGKQSLETICLLLAYKIRYPKKIHLLRGNHEDAKINRIYGFYDECKRRFNVRLWKIFTDCFNCLPVAALIDEKILCMHGGLSPELQNLKQIDEVERPNDIPDNGLLCDLLWADPDPKIEGWADSDRGVSCTFGADVVAEFLDKNDLDLICRGHQVVEDGYEFFAKRRLVTIFSAPNYGGEFDNAGALLSVDEALVCSFEILKPRDHGSGSKLKKVPKAGGS from the exons ATGATGATGACAATGGAAGGAACAATGGATGAAAATGTATTAGATGATATAATAAGGAGATTATTAGAAGGAAAAGGTGGTAAACAAGTACAATTATCAGAAGGAGAGATTAGACAACTTTGTGTTAATGCTCGTAATATTTTTCTATCTCAGCCTAATCTTCTTCAGCTTCATGCCCCTATTCGGATCTGTG GTGATGTACATGGTCAATATCAAGACCTTTTAAGGCTTTTCGAGTATGGCGGCTATCCCCCGTCTGCAAATTACCTTTTTCTTGGAGACTATGTTGACCGAGGCAAGCAAAGCCTGGAGACAATATGCCTACTTTTAGCATATAAAATAAGATATCCCAAAAAGATTCATCTTTTGAGAGGAAATCATGAGGATGCCAAGATCAATCGTATCTATGGATTTTACGATGAATGTAAAAGAAGATTTAATGTCCGGTTATGGAAGATTTTCACCGATTGCTTTAATTGTTTGCCCGTTGCTGCACTTATAGACGAAAAAATACTTTGTATGCATGGAGGCCTGTCTCCTGAGCTTCAAAACTTGAAACAAATTGATGAAGTTGAAAGACCAAATGATATACCAGATAATGGGCTGCTTTGTGATCTTCTTTGGGCTGATCCAGATCCCAAGATTGAGGGATGGGCAGACAGCGATAGAGGTGTTTCTTGTACATTTGGCGCTGATGTGGTTGCCGAGTTCTTAGACAAAAATGATCTTGATCTGATATGTCGTGGCCATCAG GTTGTAGAAGATGGATATGAATTTTTTGCCAAACGAAGATTGGTGACGATCTTTTCAGCACCAAACTATGGTGGAGAATTTGACAATGCAGGCGCGCTTTTGAGCGTTGACGAAGCCCTAGTCTGCTCATTCGAGATACTGAAGCCCCGGGACCATGGAAGCGGTTCTAAACTTAAGAAG GTCCCTAAAGCGGGAGGGTCCTGA